The nucleotide window CCAATGCTGACTTTCAACTTAACTATTGAGCCCAGGTCGGAGATTTCAGATATTCTGCCTTTGAACACGTTTCTCGCGCTTGAAATTAACGGTTCAGCGGAGAGTATTATGTCTTCAGGTCTTATGAAAATCGTAACCGCGCCAGATTTTTCCAACGTTGAGACAATGCTCACTCCGCTTCCGATGTCAACGACTGTAGTGCCTTCTTCAGTTGTCTTGGAAACACCAGAGAAAACGTTTTCAAGCCTTGCGAAACCTGCTAGGAATTTTGATGGCGAGCGGAAGACTTCTTGAGATCTCCCAACTCTTTCGATTCTGCCGCGATTAAGCACAGCGACTCTGCTGGCTAAGTTCCCTGCCTGCGCCATGTTTTGGGTCGCGACGATTATTGTTTTCCTATGTTTGCTTACTGCCTGCAGAATGTCTTCGATCAATGAGGCGTTTTTTGGGTCTATATTTGCTGTTGGCTCATCGAGCAGAAGGACTTTTGTGTCGAGCGCCAATGCCCTCGCTATTGCAACTCTTTGCTGTTCGCCTCCTGACAACTTCCTAGCCGACCGCTTTTCAAAACCTTCAAGCTTGACCGTTTGCAGCACTTCTTTCACTTTTGTTGCTACATTGTTCTTTGTGTGCCCTTTGAGCTTGAGTCCATATGCGATGTTGTCATAGACCGTCCCTGTGAACATGACCGTCTTCTGGAACACCATCGTGATGTTTTTCGTTAGTTTGTCATTGTTGCGTGAGTTTATCTTCTCTTCTTGAAAGTACATTTCGCCTTGCGTCGGTGTTTCTATCCCAGAAACTATGCGCAACAAAGTAGTTTTACCAGAGCCGTTGGGTCCAATGAGTGCGAGGACTTCTCCTGTCTCAACCTTTAGGTTTGCTTTGTCTAGCGCGTTGATAGCTCCGTATTCTTTGGTTACGTCAACAAGCTCGACTATGCAGGTCATGTCTTCCCTCTCTGAGCTAGGTTTACAACGAGACTTAGTCCTGTAACTATGAGCAGCAGTATGATTGTAAGCGCTATGCTCAGTACGATCTCGCCTTTGTTGGTATCTAATGCTATTGTGGTTGTGAGGACCCTAGTGTAGCCGCTTATGTTACCGCCGACCATGAGAGCCACTCCTAGCTCTGCGATAGCTCGGTTGAAGCTTGCAATAACTGCCAAGCCAACTCCACTTGTGGATTCTCCTAAAACAGTAAGTGAAGCTTCAAGTTCAGATGCGCCGAGCGTTTTAGCCAAGTTCCTTATTTCTGGGTCGATGGCTTCAATGGCGTTTGTTACTAGGCTGACAGCTATTGGTGTAATGAGTACTGCTTGGCCGAAGATTATGGCTGTTGGAGTGTACAAAATGTGAAGAAAGCCCAATGGCCCAGATTTTGAAAGAAGCAAGAACAAGATGAGGCCGAGTGCCGTCGTAGGGATGCCGAGTAGGGCATTAAACATGCCTTTAATGAAGATTTTGCCGCGAAATCGCTTTTGACTTAGGACTATAGCGGTTGGCAAGCTCCATAGCATGCAAAGTGCTGTGGCGCCGAATGATATCAGGATGGTTCGCGAAGTGATATCGATTACTGTAGGGTCCCCTGAGAAAATGAGTTCAAAAGCCTTGATTATGCCGTCGATTATCTCATTGCTCACGAGGTTTCTCTCAGGG belongs to Candidatus Bathyarchaeia archaeon and includes:
- a CDS encoding ABC transporter ATP-binding protein — protein: MTCIVELVDVTKEYGAINALDKANLKVETGEVLALIGPNGSGKTTLLRIVSGIETPTQGEMYFQEEKINSRNNDKLTKNITMVFQKTVMFTGTVYDNIAYGLKLKGHTKNNVATKVKEVLQTVKLEGFEKRSARKLSGGEQQRVAIARALALDTKVLLLDEPTANIDPKNASLIEDILQAVSKHRKTIIVATQNMAQAGNLASRVAVLNRGRIERVGRSQEVFRSPSKFLAGFARLENVFSGVSKTTEEGTTVVDIGSGVSIVSTLEKSGAVTIFIRPEDIILSAEPLISSARNVFKGRISEISDLGSIVKLKVSIGKDFVVQVTRKSFNEMALNLGSSVYLAFKASSVQAV
- a CDS encoding ABC transporter permease, whose translation is MSNEIIDGIIKAFELIFSGDPTVIDITSRTILISFGATALCMLWSLPTAIVLSQKRFRGKIFIKGMFNALLGIPTTALGLILFLLLSKSGPLGFLHILYTPTAIIFGQAVLITPIAVSLVTNAIEAIDPEIRNLAKTLGASELEASLTVLGESTSGVGLAVIASFNRAIAELGVALMVGGNISGYTRVLTTTIALDTNKGEIVLSIALTIILLLIVTGLSLVVNLAQRGKT